In one Silene latifolia isolate original U9 population chromosome 10, ASM4854445v1, whole genome shotgun sequence genomic region, the following are encoded:
- the LOC141605809 gene encoding uncharacterized protein LOC141605809: MCVTGTSLRQLFVTVNPKLCVAVKRHINNFQRFVRGETFGEEKITVNANELDEDENFKDVPTSFIETPLKSYPLVVTFDMLLLMLDRTIGLSYFNRFPDIRKIYSQGTNSRLVQQTLRRREVTFEKFRECYWPHFNMKMTHKLDPLRVFAEINTHKRLSSFRTADCRS; encoded by the exons ATGTGTGTGACTGGAACTTCTCTTCGACAACTCTTTGTAACCGTTAATCCAAAGCTCTGTGTTGCTGTGAAACGACACATCAACAATTTTCAAAG GTTTGTTCGCGGTGAGACATTTGGTGAGGAAAAGATTACTGTTAATGcaaatgagttggatgaagacgAGAACTTCAAAGACGTTCCAACTTCATTCATTGAGACTCCTCTAAAAAGCTACCCTCTAGTCGTGACATTTGatatgttgttgctgatgcttgaCCGAACAATAGGACTGTCGTATTTCAATAGATTTCCTGATATTAGGAAAATCTACTCGCAAGGAACTAATTCTAGACTAGTTCAGCAAACTTTGAGAAGGAGAGAAGTCACCTTCGAAAAGTTCCGAGAATGTTACTGGCCCCATTTTAACATGAAGATGACACACAAACTAGACCCTTTAAGAGTTTTCGCGGAGATCAACACTCATAAAAGGCTCTCTTCATTTCGGACAGCAGACTGCCGAAGCTAA
- the LOC141605808 gene encoding uncharacterized protein LOC141605808 isoform X3, whose product MKLTREEYDSADLVNDVYHRLKHEEYEGDYMDFVYVDEVQDLTMKQLVILKYICKNVKEGFVFAGDTAQTIAKGVHFRFEDVKCLFYKEFLHEEKKELNRKLSPLFNLSQNFRTHAGVLNLAQSITELIYHFFPESIDKLSPETSLVHGEAPVVLDCGCHGDAMSVIFRKQGNDSENLISFGSDQVILVRDDSVKDEITKRIGRRAIVLTIFECKGLEFQDVLLYNFFKTSPLQEQWRIIYEYMVENRLLPGNQESLPQFSHLKHNILCYELKQLYVAVTRTKQRLWICEESGGFSLPMVRYWQKLNTIQVKILDDAYAREMPVISSSYDWKLQGLKMLQVRNYKTAAQCFELECRQVIENA is encoded by the exons ATGAAGCTGACGCGAGAAGAATATGATTCAGCTGATCTAGTGAATGATGTATATCATCGGTTGAAGCACGAAGAATATGAGGGTGACTATATGGATTTTGTTTATGTGGATGAAGTTCAGGATTTAACTATGAAGCAACTTGTTATTCTGAAGTATATCTGCAAAAATGTTAAGGAGGGTTTCGTTTTTGCCGGTGATACAGCTCAGACCATAGCTAAAGGTGTTCATTTCAGGTTTGAAGATGTAAAATGTTTATTCTACAAGGAATTTTTGCATGAAGAGAAAAAAGAGCTTAATCGGAAATTATCTCCGCTTTTCAACCTATCCCAAAATTTCCGAACTCATGCTGGAGTTCTAAATCTAGCACAGAGTATTACTGAACTCATTTATCATTTTTTCCCGGAATCTATTGATAAACTAAGCCCTGAAACTAGTCTAGTGCATGGCGAAGCTCCTGTTGTACTTGACTGTGGATGTCATGGAGATGCCATGTCAGTGATTTTTCGAAAGCAGGGAAATGACAGTGAGAATCTCATTAGCTTCGGATCTGATCAGGTGATACTTGTGAGAGATGATTCTGTAAAGGATGAGATTACCAAACGTATTGGAAGACGAGCCATTGTGCTGACGATATTTGAGTGCAAAGGGCTCGAGTTTCAG GATGTATTGCTGTACAACTTCTTCAAGACATCACCGTTGCAAGAACAATGGAGGATAATATACGAGTACATGGTTGAGAATCGACTTCTTCCGGGAAACCAAGAGTCTCTTCCTCAATTTTCTCATTTAAAACACAATATCTTGTGTTATGAACTAAAGCAACTGTATGTAGCTGTAACCCGAACAAAGCAAAGGTTATGGATATGTGAAGAGAGTGGCGGTTTTTCATTGCCTATGGTACGCTACTGGCAGAAGTTGAATACGATCCAAGTCAAAATATTGGATGATGCTTATGCTCGGGAAATGCCAGTTATAAGTAGTTCATATGACTGGAAACTTCAGGGTTTGAAG